One Alligator mississippiensis isolate rAllMis1 chromosome 1, rAllMis1, whole genome shotgun sequence genomic window carries:
- the LOC102571469 gene encoding olfactory receptor 52N2 encodes MADSNLTGLTTSTFILNGIPGLEAAHIWISILFFFAYLIGLVGNCGLLYLIWIEETLHRPMYYFLSMLSITDIAATTTVIPKAMCIFWLKLKETNFNACLVQMFFIHTFAGMESGVLMLMAVDRYVAISYPLRYTTILTHPIITAAGLLNFLRGMIVAAPFPLWAKRLPYCRGNVIPHTYCDHMSVVKLACASIRVDAIYGLAAAGLVGGLDILCISFSYVMILRAVLGLSSKEARSKAFSTCTAHICAILSTYTPAFFTFFAHRFGGHHIAPYAHIIMANLYLLLPPMLNPIIYGVKIKQIRDGVLKLFRGRKAGSAHGI; translated from the coding sequence ATGGCAGATTCCAACCTCACTGGCCTCACCACCTCCACCTTCATCCTGAATGGCATCCCAGGCCTGGAGGCAGCTCACATCTGGATCTCTATCCTGTTCTTCTTTGCGTACCTCATTGGTTTGGTGGGGAACTGCGGCCTCCTCTACCTCATTTGGATTGAGGAGACTCTGCATCGGCCTATGTACTACTTCCTCTCCATGCTCTCCATCACTGACattgcagccaccaccactgtgaTTCCCAAAGCGATGTGCATCTTCTGGCTCAAGCTCAAGGAAACTAACTTCAATGCCTGCCTGGTCCAGATGTTCTTCATCCACACCTTTGCAGGGATGGAGTCTGGCGTGCTCATGCTCATGGCCGTGGACCGATATGTGGCCATCTCCTACCCCTTGAGGTATACCACCATCCTGACGCATCCTATCATCACTGCTGCAGGGCTCCTCAATTTCCTCAGGGGGATGATTgtagctgcccccttccccttatGGGCCAAAAGACTGCCGTACTGCCGAGGCAATGTCATCCCTCACACTTACTGTGACCACATGTCTGTAGTGAAGCTGGCATGTGCCAGCATCAGGGTTGATGCTATCTATGGCCtcgcagcagctgggctggtcgGGGGTCTTGACATTCTTTGCATCTCCTTCTCCTATGTCATGATCCTGAGGGCTGTGCTGGGCCTCTCCTCCAAGGAAGCACGCAGCAAGGCCTTCAGCACATGCACAGCCCACATCTGTGCCATTCTTAGCACCTACACACCTGCGTTCTTCACCTTTTTTGCACACCGCTTTGGGGGACACCACATCGCACCATATGCTCACATCATCATGGCCAACctctacctgctcctgccccccatgCTCAACCCCATTATTTATGGGGTGAAGATCAAGCAGATCAGGGATGGTGTCCTGAAGCTCTTCAGAGGGAGGAAGGCTGGTTCAGCTCATGGCATCTAA
- the LOC132249576 gene encoding olfactory receptor 52M1-like, producing MMSPFNGSCFNPATFLLVGIPGLESLHMWISVPFCSMYVIALLGNCTILFIIKTEQSLHEPMYVFLSMLAIIDLVLSTSTIPKLLSIFWFNTWEISFSACLLQMFVIHSFSTIESGIFVAMAFDRYVAICKPLRHKTILTNAIIMAIGLAAMTRGVLYIFPLPLLTTRYACYRTNVIAHSYCEHMAVVMLVCEDITISNLYGLAIGFLVLVMDSLVILLSYFMILRAVLRLASIDARLKTFSTCVSHLCAILAFYTPIVASSMTHRFGRHVSPHIHILLANFYLLVPPMLNPIVYGARTKKIRHRVLKLLCPRKHFL from the coding sequence ATGATGTCACCCTTCAATGGTTCCTGCTTCAACCCTGCAACATTCCTCCTTGTTGGCATCCCCGGGCTTGAATCCTTGCACATGTGGATCTCGGTCCCCTTCTGCTCCATGTATGTCATTGCCCTCCTGGGGAACTGCACCATCCTCTTCATCATCAAGACAGAACAGAGCCTGCATGAGCCCATGTACGTTTTCCTCTCCATGTTGGCCATCATTGACCTGGTCCTCTCCACCTCCACCATCCCCAAGCTGCTGAGCATCTTCTGGTTTAACACCTGGGAAATCAGCTTCAGTGCCTGCCTCCTCCAGATGTTCGTCATTCACTCCTTTTCCACCATAGAGTCTGGGATCTTCGTGGCCATGGCCTTCGACCGGTATGTGGCCATCTGCAAGCCCTTGAGACACAAAACCATCCTAACCAATGCGATCATCATGGCTATTGGGCTTGCAGCCATGACCCGCGGAGTACTGTACatcttccctctgcccctgctcaccacacGGTACGCGTGCTACCGGACCAATGTCATTGCCCACTCCTACTGCGAACACATGGCTGTGGTGATGCTGGTGTGTGAAGACATCACCATCAGCAACCTCTATGGCTTGGCCATTGGCTTCTTAGTGCTGGTCATGGACTCGCTTGTCATCCTCCTGTCCTACTTCATGATCCTGCGAGCCGTCCTCCGGCTTGCCTCCATTGATGCCCGCCTCAAGACTTTCAGCACCTGCGTCTCCCACCTCTGTGCCATCTTGGCTTTCTACACACCCATTGTGGCATCATCCATGACGCACCGCTTTGGGCGGCATGTGTCTCCTCACATTCACATCCTGCTAGCCAACTTCTACCTCCTTGTGCCGCCCATGCTCAACCCCATAGTGTATGGTGCCAGGACCAAGAAGATACGGCACAGGGTGCTCAAGCTCTTGTGTCCCAGGAAACACTTCCTCTGA
- the LOC132249578 gene encoding olfactory receptor 52M1-like: protein MMSPFNGSCFNPATFLLVGIPGLESLHMWISVPFCSMYVIALLGNCTILFIIKTEQSLHEPMYVFLSMLAIIDLVLSTSTIPKLLSIFWFNTWEISFSACLLQMFVIHSFSTIESGIFVAMAFDRYVAICKPLRHKTILTNAIIMAIGLAAVTRGVLYIFPLPLLTTRYACYRTNVIAHSYCEHMAVVMLVCEEITISNLYGLAIGFLVLVMDSLVILLSYFMILRAVLRLASIDARLKTFSTCVSHLCAILAFYTPIVASSMTHRFGRHVSPHIHILLANFYLLVPPMLNPIVYGARTKKIRHRVLKLLCPRKHFL, encoded by the coding sequence ATGATGTCACCCTTCAATGGTTCCTGCTTCAACCCTGCAACATTCCTCCTTGTTGGCATCCCCGGGCTTGAATCCTTGCACATGTGGATCTCGGTCCCCTTCTGCTCCATGTATGTCATTGCCCTCCTGGGGAACTGCACCATCCTCTTCATCATCAAGACAGAACAGAGCCTGCATGAGCCCATGTACGTTTTCCTCTCCATGTTGGCCATCATTGACCTGGTCCTCTCCACCTCCACCATCCCCAAGCTGCTGAGCATCTTCTGGTTTAACACCTGGGAAATCAGCTTCAGTGCCTGCCTCCTCCAGATGTTCGTCATTCACTCCTTTTCCACCATAGAGTCTGGGATCTTCGTGGCCATGGCCTTCGACCGGTATGTGGCCATCTGCAAGCCCTTGAGACACAAAACCATCCTAACCAATGCGATCATCATGGCTATTGGGCTTGCAGCCGTGACCCGCGGAGTACTGTACatcttccctctgcccctgctcaccacacGGTACGCGTGCTACCGGACCAATGTCATTGCCCACTCCTACTGCGAACACATGGCTGTGGTGATGCTGGTGTGTGAAGAAATCACCATCAGCAACCTCTATGGCTTGGCCATTGGCTTCTTAGTGCTGGTCATGGACTCGCTTGTCATCCTCCTGTCCTACTTCATGATCCTGCGAGCCGTCCTCCGGCTTGCCTCCATTGATGCCCGCCTCAAGACTTTCAGCACCTGCGTCTCCCACCTCTGTGCCATCTTGGCTTTCTACACACCCATTGTGGCATCATCCATGACGCACCGCTTTGGGCGGCATGTGTCTCCTCACATTCACATCCTGCTAGCCAACTTCTACCTCCTTGTGCCGCCCATGCTCAACCCCATAGTGTATGGTGCCAGGACCAAGAAGATACGGCACAGGGTGCTCAAGCTCTTGTGTCCCAGGAAACACTTCCTCTGA